In Saccharomycodes ludwigii strain NBRC 1722 chromosome III, whole genome shotgun sequence, one DNA window encodes the following:
- the APM1 gene encoding Apm1p (similar to Saccharomyces cerevisiae YPL259C | APM1 | clathrin Adaptor Protein complex Medium chain) translates to MASCIYFCDLKGKPILSRRYRNDNLPEDAIDKFPLLLVEREDETNVLPPVLEFNGVHYLFIQHNDIYVLTLTPKLDINITSNFTFLYQVIDVLQQYCKRVEEESIRDNFVIIYELLDEMMDYGIPQITDTKMLKQYITQKSFKLIKSKKKSKNLVRPPEQLTDSVSWRPKGIVYKKNEAFLDVVESINMTISGASGKVLRSEIIGEVKVRSRLSGMPDLKLGLNDKGIFSNKSAEDDIEGEDADAGVQNNNKKKGDRNIELDDLKFHQCVRLSKFENEKTITFIPPDGDFTLMSYRLTTPLKPLIMCDCKYQIHAKSRVEINCRVKANFKKKSTANNVEILIPVPGDADTPNFRYSHGSIKWAPEKQAIIWKIKNLLGGKEYSMASQLKLPSVEDNESNFSTHSKPPIQIKFQIPYYTTSGIQVKYLKINEPNLQYKSYPWVRYITQSGDDYSIRQ, encoded by the coding sequence ATGGCTTCTtgcatttatttttgtgatttaaaaggaaaacCAATTTTATCAAGACGTTATCGAAACGATAATTTACCGGAAGATGCAATTGATAAGTtcccattattattagtagaaAGAGAAGATGAAACCAATGTATTACCACCAGTATTGGAATTCAATGGCGTTCATTATCTATTTATTCAGCACAACGATATCTATGTCTTAACGTTGACCCCAAAATTGGATATAAACATTACAAGtaattttacatttttgtATCAAGTTATTGATGTTTTGCAACAATATTGTAAGAGAGTGGAAGAAGAAAGCATTAGAGATAactttgttattatctATGAATTATTGGATGAGATGATGGATTATGGCATTCCACAAATTACTGATACCAAAATGCTAAAACAATATATTACACAGaaatcatttaaattgATTAAATCTAAAAAGAAGAGTAAGAACTTAGTTAGACCACCAGAGCAACTAACCGACAGTGTTAGTTGGAGGCCTAAAGGGATTGTgtataaaaagaatgaaGCATTTTTGGATGTTGTAGAAAGTATTAATATGACAATTTCTGGTGCATCTGGTAAAGTTTTGCGATCTGAAATTATAGGGGAAGTTAAAGTCAGATCTAGGTTAAGTGGTATGCCTGACTTAAAACTGGGATTAAATGATAAGGGtatattttcaaacaaATCAGCAGAAGATGATATAGAAGGAGAAGATGCTGATGCTGGAGTACAGaataacaacaagaaaaaaggcGATCGTAACATTGAACTAGATGATTTAAAGTTTCATCAATGTGTGAGATTAAGCAAGTTTGAAAACGAGAAAACAATTACTTTTATCCCACCTGATGGAGATTTCACCTTAATGAGCTACAGGCTAACTACACCTTTGAAACCATTAATTATGTGTGATTGTAAATATCAAATACATGCCAAATCTAGGGTGGAAATAAATTGTAGAGTCAAGgctaattttaaaaagaaatcaacGGCTAATAATGtagaaatattaatacCGGTTCCAGGTGATGCTGATACCCCTAATTTTAGATACTCTCATGGATCAATCAAATGGGCACCTGAAAAACAAGCAattatttggaaaataaaaaatttactaGGCGGTAAAGAGTATTCGATGGCTTCCCAGCTAAAATTGCCAAGTGTGGAGGACAATGAAAGCAATTTTAGTACCCATTCAAAGCCACCGATTCAAATCAAATTTCAAATACCCTATTACACGACTAGTGGCATCCAGGTGAAATACttgaaaattaatgaaCCTAATTTACAATACAAGAGTTATCCGTGGGTCAGATATATTACTCAGAGTGGAGATGATTATTCCATAAGACAATAA
- a CDS encoding conserved oxidoreductase, whose amino-acid sequence MSNPLAVVDISKPEQEITQHLLDAARNQGFLYIDGHGIPKTQVEKLFKISEDFFTNTPEEEKLKYSINPKTNIGYSHFKSENLDLQKIKDFKEAYNFGYIDFESGNFNQSKSQYYKDKNIFEEITNPTPQLFQNPSNSNILSDTMVRLHRVARVIMRLIAASLNIENKNFFTEKLRPKEPNGSTLRLLHYPLIRTDLDGADSLDEETLSIRAGAHTDYGALAMLFQKQGQQGLQLQLNGNNPAEWTNVPYIETSHEGMAAPLVINFGDLLNFWTQGILKSTVHRVKFKAGENRNSDRYSIVFFVHPEFDTLLEPVPSDIVKKASNGKSIPQMTALEHLQKRLKETYNW is encoded by the coding sequence atgtccaATCCATTAGCAGTTGTTGATATTAGTAAACcagaacaagaaattacCCAGCATTTATTAGATGCAGCAAGAAATCAAGGTTTCTTATACATTGATGGGCATGGTATACCAAAAACTcaagttgaaaaattatttaaaatctcCGAAGATTTTTTCACAAACACTCCTGAAgaggaaaaattaaaatattcgATCAATCCAAAAACTAATATTGGGTACAGCCATTTCAAATCTGAAAATTTGGATttgcaaaaaattaaagattttaaagAGGCATATAACTTTGGGTATATTGATTTTGAATCCGGCAACTTTAATCAATCAAAATCTCAATACTATAAggacaaaaatattttcgaAGAAATTACGAATCCAACACCACAATTGTTCCAAAATCCTAGtaattcaaatattttatctgACACAATGGTTAGATTACACCGAGTTGCTCGTGTAATTATGAGACTAATTGCCGCATctttaaatattgaaaacaaaaacttCTTCACAGAAAAATTGAGACCTAAAGAACCTAATGGTAGTACTTTAAGATTGTTGCATTACCCGTTGATTAGAACCGATCTTGACGGTGCAGATTCACTTGATGAAGAAACCCTATCTATTAGGGCAGGTGCACATACAGATTATGGTGCATTAGCTATGTTGTTTCAAAAACAAGGTCAACAAGGATTGCAATTACAATTAAACGGGAACAACCCAGCAGAATGGACCAATGTTCCATATATTGAAACAAGTCATGAAGGTATGGCAGCACCAttggtaattaattttggtGACTTGTTAAATTTCTGGACTCAAGGTATCTTAAAAAGCACTGTTCATAGAGTTAAATTTAAAGCAGGTGAAAATAGGAATAGCGATCGTTATAGCATTGtcttttttgttcatcCCGAATTTGACACTCTTTTGGAACCTGTTCCTAGTGATATTGTCAAAAAAGCTAGCAACGGAAAAAGTATTCCCCAAATGACAGCATTAGAACATTTGCAAAAAAGATTGAAGGAGACATATAATTGGTGA
- a CDS encoding uncharacterized protein (similar to Saccharomyces cerevisiae YNL104C | LEU4 | LEUcine biosynthesis (paralog of YOR108W | LEU9)): protein MIFYKDPSVKYKPFENKVKLSQRDWPSKTITKAPRWLATDLRDGNQSLPDPMTFEEKKIMLKKLIDIGYKEIEVAFPSASEVDFAFTQYAVQNVPRDVAIQVLAPCREELITKTITALKGCHKAIVHIYLATSACFRHVIFNDMTKAESIAKAVKCTTLVKNLTKKFGNDNWALEFSPETFSDTDPEFVVQICNAVQEAWGTDTSSQPLIFNLPATVEMSTPNIYADQVEYFHKTIKNRENICISLHPHNDRGCAVAACELAQMAGADRVEGCLFGNGERTGNVDLVTLALNLYTQGIMPNLDFSDINSIIDVVERCNKIPIHARHPYGGQLVVCAFSGSHQDAIKKGFALYEKEKEKTDSSVVPWKMPYLPLDPQDIGRTYEAIIRVNSQSGKGGSSWVILKNLELDLPRKLQVHFSTKVQKETELKARELKSNELIELFMNTYFVEQKKCNYKLVDYNIKRNNTQNKTDLEIKLEIHGCVKSLKGSGNGPISSFINAINEEFGTNLDVHDYSEHSLGKNSKSRAVSYISMVNHKKESNDASVPSNIEWGVGIHESVTAASFWSVISCLNSLERDHAI from the coding sequence atgatattttataaagatCCATCAGTAAAGTATAAAccatttgaaaataaagtaaaattaTCCCAAAGAGATTGGCCTAGTAAAACAATAACGAAAGCCCCTAGATGGTTAGCTACTGATTTAAGGGATGGCAATCAATCATTACCAGATCCAATGACTTtcgaagaaaaaaaaatcatgttgaaaaaattgattgaTATTGGGtataaagaaattgaaGTTGCATTTCCAAGCGCTTCCGAAGTGGACTTTGCATTTACTCAGTATGCGGTGCAAAATGTTCCTAGAGACGTAGCTATTCAAGTTTTGGCACCCTGCAGAGAAGAATTAATTACTAAAACCATTACTGCCTTGAAGGGATGTCACAAAGCTATTGTCCATATCTATTTAGCCACTTCTGCATGTTTTAGACATGTTATCTTTAATGATATGACCAAAGCTGAAAGTATTGCAAAGGCTGTCAAGTGTACAACCTTAGTTAAGAATTTAactaaaaaatttggtaaCGATAACTGGGCTTTAGAATTTTCTCCAGAAACGTTTAGTGATACTGATCCTGAATTCGTTGTTCAAATATGTAATGCAGTGCAAGAAGCTTGGGGCACTGACACTTCATCCCAACcacttatttttaatttaccaGCTACAGTGGAAATGTCCACTCCAAATATTTATGCAGATCAAGTTGAATATTTCCATAAAACTATTAAGAATAGggaaaatatatgtatctCTCTACATCCGCATAATGACCGCGGCTGTGCCGTCGCCGCATGCGAATTAGCTCAAATGGCCGGCGCTGATCGTGTTGAAGGCTGCTTATTTGGTAATGGTGAGCGCACTGGTAATGTTGATTTGGTTACATTGGCATTAAATTTGTATACACAAGGCATTATGCCCAATTTAGATTTCAGTGACATAAATTCTATTATTGATGTCGTGGAACGTTGCAATAAAATACCTATCCATGCTAGACATCCCTATGGTGGTCAGCTAGTTGTCTGTGCATTTAGCGGGTCCCATCAAGATGCTATTAAAAAGGGCTTCGCTTTGtatgaaaaggaaaaagaaaaaacagaTAGTAGCGTTGTTCCTTGGAAAATGCCTTATTTACCCTTAGATCCCCAAGATATAGGAAGAACCTATGAAGCTATTATTAGGGTTAATTCCCAATCTGGTAAAGGTGGTAGTTCTTGGGTCATCTTAAAAAACTTGGAATTAGATTTACCAAGAAAATTACAAGTACATTTCTCTACAAAGGTTCAAAAAGAAACTGAATTGAAAGCCAGGgaattaaaatcaaatgaGTTGATTGAGTTATTTATGAACACCTATTTTGTTGAACAGAAAAAATGTAATTATAAGTTGGTTGACtacaatattaaaagaaacaatACTCAAAATAAGACAGATTTGGAAATTAAATTAGAGATCCATGGTTGTGTAAAATCGCTAAAAGGTAGCGGCAATGGTCCGATTAGTTCATTTATTAATGCAATCAACGAGGAATTCGGAACTAACCTAGATGTACATGATTATAGCGAACACTCTTTAGGAAAAAATTCAAAGTCACGGGCGGTCAGTTACATTTCCATGGTGAATCATAAAAAGGAATCAAATGATGCCAGTGTTCCTAGTAACATTGAATGGGGCGTTGGAATTCATGAAAGTGTTACAGCTGCCTCATTTTGGTCAGTTATATCTTGTTTAAATTCATTGGAACGGGATCATGCAATTTGA
- the MPS1 gene encoding serine/threonine/tyrosine protein kinase MPS1 (similar to Saccharomyces cerevisiae YDL028C | MPS1 | MonoPolar Spindle), which yields MKKLQKQQVSPSSYYSTPHTSLKPIDVLNKQQDSNSIVDKRRRLIYTNKNSPNRNISSTTPKSFGEKGILSITTPNANNNIQNGDDDDDDDDDDLVGPPKLSNFASEILLKPSTNEYVNTLPQQNILLSSPTNTNTTNVMTKNRPSTLTNHTIVEKGDDIHNTINKGTGFPGNESFSQSLLDIKENLRNELGTIEDNFSTNNYKLNIKTIPNDTQANIQQQFTARRRNRRFISTRLGLLGPAKRSGSHTGYFTDESVDNDEFSCNNNNNNINKYHDIDFGNLNPYQYSKLHNIAPEDFPIITRIYFEKQKEQLHNIYNNSASNINTDVIGNKIKTKRNLTNVRHDMAQISSKKDDNNKSINVTTDIQRERYGCNRSFASSLINIIPTKGDNIRSSSVFHNNNKSDNNFILNENRVTTADSRTFIEQEKKKFLEEQYLSNSINHKVSNNCDVEKRKISSISDVTPFVNNNNNNNNNNSGNDERNGILEPYLREPLLELEPNVIEPELKKTKKVKHVSMGRAYQGSQIIPLKPPALDLYANNNKSNASIITNNSNGNSVTNITDARLITTVNGVIYEKIELLGKGGSSKVYKVRKINTPANSNKIYALKKVIFDEFDDSSVQGFKGEIELLCNLRGKSRVVQLVDYEIQTGILFAIMECGDHDLSQVLQNRITMPLDVEFVRYHFKEMLYCVKQVHDSDIVHSDLKPANFVFVCGILKIIDFGIANEVPDYTVNIYRETQIGTPNYMAPEALVAMEKERRANDQQGENATRDEAQPIWKVGKPSDIWSCGCILYQMVYGKPPYASFQGQERLLAIMNPNVKISYPERGLGGCLIPKTILELIKMCLRRNPEQRATIDEILATSLFLNPVVVSKNFINDLVKNAVQFGVNQQHQISPNTIDKLSNEVWNRLENLKL from the coding sequence atgaaaaagcttcaaaaacaacaagtGTCTCCATCCTCATATTATTCTACACCACATACCTCTTTAAAGCCAATAGACGtgttaaataaacaacagGATAGCAATTCAATAGTTgacaaaagaagaaggtTAATATacacaaataaaaattctcCGAATAGAAATATTTCAAGTACCACACCAAAAAGTTTTGGGGAAAAAGgaatattatcaataacaacaccaaatgcaaataataatatacaaaatggcgatgatgatgatgatgatgatgatgatgatctGGTGGGACCCCCAAAATTAAGTAATTTTGCATCAgaaatacttttaaaacCATCTACTAATGAATATGTAAACACTTTGCCCCAGCAAAATATATTACTATCTTCCCCTACCAATACAAATACTACAAACGTTATGACCAAGAATAGACCATCGACTTTAACCAACCATACCATAGTGGAAAAAGGAGATGATATCCAcaatactattaataaagGCACTGGATTCCCAGGAAATGAAAGCTTTTCACAATCTCTGTTagatattaaagaaaaccTAAGGAATGAACTAGGTACTATTGAGGATAATTTTAGCactaataattataagTTGAACATTAAAACAATACCCAATGATACCCAAGCTAACATACAGCAGCAATTTACTGCTAGACGAAGAAATAGAAGATTTATCTCTACCAGACTGGGATTATTAGGCCCTGCTAAAAGATCTGGTTCACACACGGGATATTTTACAGATGAAAGTGTGGATAATGATGAATTTAGctgcaataataataataataatatcaataaatatCACGATATAGATTTTGGAAACTTGAATCCTTATCAATATTCTAAGTTGCACAATATTGCACCAGAGGATTTCCCCATAATTACAAGAATCTATTTTGAAAAGCAAAAAGAACAACTGCataacatatataataatagcgCTTCCAACATTAATACTGATGttattggtaataaaataaaaacgaaAAGAAATTTGACCAATGTAAGGCATGATATGGCACAAATATCATCAAAAAaggatgataataataaaagcatCAACGTTACAACGGACATACAGAGAGAAAGATATGGTTGTAACAGATCTTTTGCATCATCTCtaattaatataattcCAACTAAAGGGGATAATATACGTAGTTCCTCCGTTTTtcacaataacaataaaagcGATAATAACTTTATTCTGAATGAGAATCGAGTAACCACTGCGGATTCTAGAACTTTTATAGaacaagaaaagaaaaagtttttggaGGAACAATACTTATCTAACAGCATTAATCATAAAGTCAGTAATAATTGTGATGTAGAAAAACGAAAAATTAGTAGTATTTCCGATGTTACACcttttgttaataataataataataataataataataatagtggtaATGACGAAAGAAATGGTATTTTGGAGCCTTATTTACGAGAACCATTGTTGGAACTGGAACCTAATGTTATTGAACctgaattgaaaaaaacgaaaaaggTCAAGCATGTTTCTATGGGTAGGGCTTACCAAGGCTCACAAATAATCCCATTAAAACCGCCTGCGCTAGATTTATAcgctaacaataataaatctaatGCTTCTATAATAACGAATAACAGCAATGGTAATAGTGTGACGAATATTACTGATGCTAGGCTAATTACAACGGTCAATGGGGTGATATACgaaaaaatagaattgtTAGGTAAAGGTGGTTCTTCTAAAGTGTACAAAGTTAGAAAAATCAATACACCTGctaatagtaacaaaatTTATGCCTTGAAAAAAGTCATATTTGATGAATTTGACGATAGTAGTGTTCAAGGGTTTAAGGGCGAGATTGAATTACTTTGCAATTTAAGAGGTAAATCGCGTGTGGTGCAATTAGTAGATTATGAAATTCAGACCGGTATTTTGTTTGCTATCATGGAATGTGGTGATCACGATTTATCCCAAGTGTTACAGAATAGGATCACAATGCCACTTGATGTTGAATTTGTAAGGTATcattttaaagaaatgtTGTATTGTGTTAAACAAGTTCATGATTCTGATATTGTGCATTCAGACTTAAAACCCGCCAATTTTGTGTTTGTCTGCGGTATTCTTAAAATCATTGATTTTGGTATTGCCAATGAGGTTCCTGACTATACGGTTAATATTTATAGAGAAACACAAATTGGTACGCCAAATTATATGGCACCTGAAGCCTTAGTTGCaatggaaaaagaaagaagagcTAATGATCAACAAGGTGAAAATGCGACACGCGATGAAGCACAGCCCATCTGGAAAGTAGGGAAACCTTCAGATATATGGTCGTGTGGGTGTATATTATATCAAATGGTCTATGGAAAACCACCATATGCCTCATTTCAAGGACAAGAAAGATTACTGGCCATTATGAATCCAAACGTTAAAATAAGTTATCCTGAAAGAGGATTAGGTGGATGTTTAATTCCAAAAACTATTCTAGAACTGATTAAAATGTGTTTAAGAAGAAATCCTGAACAAAGAGCCACTATTGATGAAATTCTGGCGAccagtttatttttaaatcccGTTGTTGTATccaaaaactttattaatgatttaGTTAAAAATGCTGTGCAATTCGGTGTCAACCAACAACATCAAATTTCCCCTAACACTATAGATAAATTATCTAACGAGGTTTGGAATAGATTAgagaatttaaaattgtgA